In the genome of Streptomyces collinus, one region contains:
- a CDS encoding NAD-dependent epimerase/dehydratase family protein: MPAPRTVLLTGAAGGLGSLMRDLLPAYGYELRLLDLRPIEGEPDAIAADLADRDAVREAVRGVDAIIHLAGISLEAPFEKILKANIEGTYHLYEAAREEGVGRIVFASSNHAVGYTPRPQGDDPLIPIDTPRRPDTFYGLSKCFGEDLAQLYWDRHGLETVSVRIGSCFPEPTSVRMLSVWMSPSDGARLFHAALTAEHVGHTVVHGSSANTRLWWDLTSARALGYEPQDDSEPYAEKLIAEQGELQDGNEAHAYLGGQFVTDPPIWPY, encoded by the coding sequence ATGCCCGCTCCCCGCACCGTCCTGCTCACCGGCGCCGCCGGCGGCCTCGGCAGCCTGATGCGGGACCTGCTCCCGGCATACGGCTACGAGCTGCGCCTGCTGGACCTGCGCCCGATCGAGGGCGAGCCCGACGCGATCGCCGCCGACCTGGCCGACCGGGACGCCGTGCGCGAGGCGGTCCGGGGCGTCGACGCGATCATCCACCTCGCAGGCATCTCCCTGGAAGCACCCTTCGAGAAGATCCTCAAGGCGAACATCGAGGGCACCTACCACCTCTACGAGGCCGCCCGCGAGGAGGGCGTCGGCCGGATCGTCTTCGCCTCCTCCAACCACGCCGTCGGCTACACCCCGCGCCCCCAGGGCGACGACCCGCTCATCCCCATCGACACCCCGCGCCGTCCGGACACCTTCTACGGCCTGTCCAAGTGCTTCGGCGAGGACCTCGCGCAGCTCTACTGGGACCGGCACGGCCTGGAGACGGTCTCGGTGCGCATCGGCTCCTGCTTCCCCGAGCCGACCAGCGTGCGCATGCTCTCGGTGTGGATGAGCCCCTCCGACGGCGCCCGTCTCTTCCACGCGGCCCTGACCGCCGAGCACGTCGGCCACACCGTCGTGCACGGCTCCTCCGCCAACACCCGGCTGTGGTGGGACCTCACCAGCGCCCGGGCGCTCGGCTACGAGCCGCAGGACGACTCCGAGCCGTACGCCGAGAAGCTCATCGCCGAGCAGGGCGAGCTGCAGGACGGCAACGAGGCGCACGCCTACCTCGGCGGCCAGTTCGTGACGGACCCGCCGATCTGGCCGTACTGA
- a CDS encoding DeoR/GlpR family DNA-binding transcription regulator, with product MNRTAEERQRDIVLAARRDGSVDVTALAAELGVAKETVRRDLRVLEDHGLLRRTHGGAYPVESAGFETTLAFRATSHVPEKRRVAAAAAELLGDAETVFVDEGYTPQLIAEALPRDRPLTVVTASLPVAGALAEAEHVCVLLLGGRVRRGTLATVDHWTTKMLSGFVVDLAFIGANGISREHGLTTPDPAVSEVKTQAIRAARRVVFAGVHTKFGAVSFCRFADVGTLETIVTSTLLPAAEAHRYSLLGPQVIRV from the coding sequence ATGAACAGGACCGCGGAAGAACGACAGCGCGACATCGTGCTGGCCGCGCGGCGCGACGGCTCGGTCGACGTCACCGCCCTCGCCGCGGAACTGGGCGTGGCCAAGGAGACCGTACGAAGGGACCTGCGCGTCCTGGAGGACCACGGCCTGCTCCGCCGCACCCACGGCGGCGCCTACCCCGTGGAGAGCGCCGGCTTCGAGACGACGCTCGCCTTCCGGGCCACCAGCCACGTCCCCGAGAAGCGCCGGGTCGCGGCCGCCGCGGCCGAGCTGCTCGGCGACGCCGAGACCGTCTTCGTCGACGAGGGCTACACCCCGCAGCTCATCGCCGAGGCACTCCCCCGGGACCGGCCGCTGACCGTGGTCACCGCGTCCCTGCCCGTCGCGGGCGCCCTCGCCGAGGCCGAGCACGTCTGCGTGCTGCTGCTCGGCGGCCGGGTGCGGCGCGGAACCCTCGCCACCGTCGACCACTGGACGACGAAGATGCTGTCCGGCTTCGTCGTCGACCTGGCGTTCATCGGCGCCAACGGCATCTCCCGCGAACACGGCCTCACCACCCCCGACCCGGCCGTCAGCGAGGTCAAGACCCAGGCGATCCGGGCCGCCCGGCGCGTGGTCTTCGCCGGCGTGCACACCAAGTTCGGAGCGGTCAGCTTCTGCCGGTTCGCCGACGTCGGCACGCTGGAGACGATCGTGACGAGCACTCTGCTGCCGGCCGCCGAGGCCCACCGCTACTCGCTGCTCGGGCCGCAGGTCATCCGCGTCTGA
- a CDS encoding ABC transporter substrate-binding protein gives MRTQSRRRPPRAPLALAAAGTLLAPLLSGCWVGAGGAGSGGDAINVLMVNNPQMVELQKLTRAHFTKETGIKVNFTVLPENDVRDKISQDFANQAGQYDVATLSNYEIPIYARNGWLRQMNGYVAKDPAYDEQDVLKPMRQSLTADDGKLYGQPFYGESSFLMYRKDVFEKKGLTMPAHPTWRQVADLAAKADGSEPGMKGICLRGLPGWGEVMAPLTTVVNTFGGTWFDKDWKARLDSPAFKKATKFYVDLVREHGESGAAQAGFAECLNNMTQGKVAMWYDATSAAGSLEAANSPVKGKVGYAPAPVEKTESSGWLYTWAWGIQKASRNPDNAWKFVSWASGKGYEELVGDQVGWSNVPAGKRASTYANADYRKEAGAFQEMTKEAIEKARPNDPGVQPRPAPGIQFVGIPEFTDLGTKVSQEISAAIAGRQSVESALKKAQALAAKISEEYEGR, from the coding sequence ATGCGAACCCAGAGCCGACGACGGCCACCGCGAGCCCCGCTCGCCCTGGCCGCCGCAGGGACGCTGCTCGCCCCGCTGCTCTCCGGCTGCTGGGTCGGCGCGGGCGGGGCCGGTTCCGGCGGCGACGCCATCAACGTCCTGATGGTCAACAACCCGCAGATGGTCGAGTTGCAGAAGCTGACCCGCGCCCACTTCACCAAGGAGACGGGCATCAAGGTCAACTTCACCGTCCTGCCCGAGAACGACGTCCGCGACAAGATCAGCCAGGACTTCGCCAACCAGGCCGGCCAGTACGACGTGGCCACCCTGTCCAACTACGAGATACCGATCTACGCCCGCAACGGCTGGCTGCGCCAGATGAACGGCTACGTCGCCAAGGACCCCGCCTACGACGAGCAGGACGTCCTGAAGCCGATGCGCCAGTCCCTCACCGCGGACGACGGCAAGCTCTACGGCCAACCCTTCTACGGCGAGTCGTCCTTCCTCATGTACCGCAAGGACGTGTTCGAGAAAAAGGGCCTCACCATGCCCGCGCACCCCACCTGGCGACAAGTGGCGGACCTCGCCGCGAAGGCGGACGGCTCCGAGCCCGGCATGAAGGGCATCTGCCTGCGCGGCCTGCCCGGCTGGGGCGAGGTGATGGCCCCGCTGACGACGGTCGTGAACACCTTCGGCGGCACCTGGTTCGACAAGGACTGGAAGGCCCGCCTCGACTCCCCCGCCTTCAAAAAGGCGACGAAGTTCTATGTCGACCTCGTGCGTGAGCACGGCGAGTCCGGCGCCGCCCAGGCCGGCTTCGCCGAGTGCCTGAACAACATGACCCAGGGCAAGGTCGCCATGTGGTACGACGCCACCTCCGCGGCCGGATCCCTGGAGGCGGCGAACTCCCCGGTGAAGGGCAAGGTGGGCTACGCCCCCGCGCCCGTCGAGAAGACCGAGTCCTCCGGCTGGCTCTACACCTGGGCCTGGGGCATCCAGAAGGCCTCCCGCAACCCGGACAACGCCTGGAAGTTCGTCTCCTGGGCGTCGGGCAAGGGCTACGAGGAGCTGGTCGGCGACCAGGTGGGCTGGTCGAACGTACCGGCCGGCAAGCGGGCCTCCACGTACGCCAACGCCGACTACCGCAAGGAGGCCGGGGCCTTCCAGGAGATGACCAAGGAGGCCATCGAGAAGGCCCGGCCGAACGACCCCGGCGTACAGCCGCGGCCCGCGCCCGGCATCCAGTTCGTCGGCATCCCCGAGTTCACCGACCTCGGCACCAAGGTCTCCCAGGAGATCAGCGCGGCCATCGCCGGACGCCAGTCCGTCGAGTCGGCCCTGAAGAAGGCCCAGGCGCTCGCCGCGAAGATCTCCGAGGAGTACGAGGGACGATGA
- a CDS encoding carbohydrate ABC transporter permease produces MTATTTAPAASPEIRNPVRRPSARLRAWATRAPLLPALIFMIVVTQLPFVATLVISFFDWNSLYPDARHFTGLDNYQEVLTDPDLRHSVGTTVLLTVAVVLASLVLGLVLALLLDRRFRGRGIVRTLLIAPFLVVPVAAALLWKHVLYNPEYGLFNGLLHYVGGPQPDWISSTPLLAVEASLVWQWTPFMMLILLAGLQSRDHEQIEAARVDGASDWQIFVHLTLPHLRRYLELGALLGSIYIVQNFDAVFTITSGGLGTANLPYTVYQSFYQAHENGLASAAGVLVVIGSIVIATFALRVVSSLFREEVSRA; encoded by the coding sequence ATGACCGCCACGACAACGGCCCCCGCGGCCTCCCCCGAGATACGCAACCCCGTCCGCCGGCCCTCCGCCCGGCTGCGCGCCTGGGCGACCCGGGCCCCGCTGCTGCCCGCCCTGATCTTCATGATCGTCGTCACCCAGCTGCCCTTCGTGGCCACGCTGGTGATCTCCTTCTTCGACTGGAACTCCCTCTATCCCGACGCCCGGCACTTCACCGGCCTCGACAACTACCAGGAGGTCCTCACCGACCCGGACCTGCGCCACTCGGTGGGGACGACCGTGCTTCTGACGGTGGCCGTGGTCCTGGCCAGCCTGGTGCTCGGACTGGTCCTCGCGCTGCTGCTGGACCGGCGGTTCCGCGGCCGGGGCATCGTACGGACGCTGCTGATCGCACCGTTCCTGGTGGTGCCGGTCGCGGCGGCCCTGCTCTGGAAGCACGTGCTCTACAACCCTGAATACGGCCTGTTCAATGGGCTGTTGCACTATGTGGGCGGGCCACAGCCCGACTGGATCTCCAGCACCCCGCTGCTCGCGGTCGAGGCGTCCCTCGTCTGGCAGTGGACACCGTTCATGATGCTGATCCTGCTGGCCGGACTGCAGAGCCGCGACCACGAGCAGATCGAGGCGGCCCGGGTCGACGGCGCGAGCGACTGGCAGATCTTCGTCCATCTGACGCTGCCGCACCTGCGCCGCTACCTCGAACTGGGCGCCCTGCTGGGCTCGATCTACATCGTCCAGAACTTCGACGCGGTCTTCACGATCACGTCCGGGGGCCTCGGCACCGCCAACCTCCCCTACACCGTCTACCAGAGCTTCTACCAGGCCCACGAGAACGGCCTCGCCTCGGCCGCGGGCGTCCTGGTGGTCATCGGCTCGATCGTCATCGCGACCTTCGCCCTGCGCGTGGTGTCGTCCCTGTTCCGCGAGGAGGTGTCCCGCGCATGA
- a CDS encoding carbohydrate ABC transporter permease, producing MSTTAPHARRVRGKGAGLGLLAWLLGIAFFLPIAWMALTSFHSETDAATNPPSFAAALTLDGYREFFGAGGGASPWPALINSTVASVASTLLVLLLAFPAAYALSINRVRKWTDVLFFFLSTKMLPAVAGLLPIYLFAKNAGMLDNIWLLVILYTSMNLPIAVWMMQSFLAEIPVAVIEAAKVDGARLPTILARVVAPISLPGMAATALICFIFSWNELLFARVLTGVVAETAPVFLTGFITSQGLFLAKVCAASLVISLPVLAAGFAAQDKLVQGLSLGAVK from the coding sequence ATGAGCACGACCGCACCACACGCCCGCCGTGTCCGTGGCAAGGGGGCGGGCCTGGGCCTGCTGGCCTGGCTGCTCGGGATCGCGTTCTTCCTGCCCATCGCGTGGATGGCGCTGACGTCCTTCCACTCGGAGACGGACGCGGCGACCAACCCGCCGTCCTTCGCGGCCGCGCTCACCCTGGACGGCTACCGCGAGTTCTTCGGCGCGGGCGGCGGCGCGAGCCCCTGGCCGGCCCTGATCAACTCCACGGTCGCGTCCGTGGCCTCGACCCTGCTGGTCCTGCTGCTGGCCTTCCCGGCGGCCTACGCGTTGTCGATCAACCGCGTCCGCAAGTGGACGGACGTCCTGTTCTTCTTCCTCTCCACGAAGATGCTGCCGGCCGTGGCGGGCCTGCTCCCGATCTACCTCTTCGCCAAGAACGCCGGGATGCTGGACAACATCTGGCTGCTGGTCATCCTCTACACCTCCATGAACCTGCCGATCGCGGTGTGGATGATGCAGTCCTTCCTCGCCGAGATCCCGGTCGCGGTGATCGAGGCCGCGAAGGTGGACGGAGCCAGGCTGCCCACGATCCTCGCGCGCGTGGTCGCCCCGATCTCCCTCCCCGGTATGGCCGCCACCGCCCTGATCTGCTTCATCTTCAGCTGGAACGAGCTGCTCTTCGCCCGGGTGCTCACGGGTGTGGTCGCCGAGACCGCCCCCGTCTTCCTGACCGGCTTCATCACCAGCCAGGGCCTGTTCCTGGCGAAGGTGTGCGCCGCGTCGCTCGTCATCTCCCTGCCGGTGCTCGCCGCGGGGTTCGCCGCCCAGGACAAGCTGGTCCAGGGCCTGTCGTTGGGAGCCGTGAAATGA
- a CDS encoding zinc-dependent alcohol dehydrogenase family protein yields the protein MKAAVIESVGKAVVAEVPDPTPGPREVVVEVAACGLCGTDLHILQGEFAPKLPIVPGHEFAGEVVGVGTRVTEVAVGDRVAVDPSLYCYECRYCRTGHNNLCERWAAIGVTTAGGAAQYAVAPVANCVKLPDHVRTEDAALVEPLSCAVRGYDVLQSRLGAHVLIYGSGTMGLMMLELAKRTGAASVDVVDVNPARLETARRLGVSAAAAGPDELDRPQGWDLVVDATGNAAAIQDGLDRVAKAGTFLQFGVADYATRVTVDPYRIYNQEITITGSMAVLHSFERAAELFANGVLDPDVFISDRIPLERYPQALEQFAAGVGRKIVVVP from the coding sequence ATGAAGGCCGCCGTCATCGAGTCCGTGGGCAAGGCCGTCGTCGCCGAGGTCCCCGACCCGACGCCCGGCCCGCGCGAGGTCGTGGTCGAGGTCGCGGCCTGCGGCCTGTGCGGAACCGATCTCCACATCCTCCAGGGCGAGTTCGCCCCGAAGCTGCCGATCGTGCCCGGGCACGAGTTCGCGGGCGAGGTGGTCGGGGTCGGCACCCGCGTCACGGAGGTGGCGGTGGGCGACCGGGTCGCCGTCGACCCGTCCCTGTACTGCTACGAGTGCCGCTACTGCCGTACGGGCCACAACAACCTCTGCGAACGCTGGGCGGCGATCGGCGTGACGACGGCCGGAGGCGCGGCGCAGTACGCCGTCGCCCCGGTGGCGAACTGCGTGAAGCTCCCGGACCACGTCCGCACCGAGGACGCGGCGCTCGTCGAGCCCCTCTCCTGCGCGGTACGCGGCTACGACGTCCTCCAGTCCCGCCTCGGCGCGCACGTCCTGATCTACGGCTCCGGCACCATGGGCCTGATGATGCTGGAGCTGGCCAAGCGCACGGGCGCGGCGAGCGTGGACGTCGTCGACGTGAACCCGGCCCGCCTGGAGACGGCCCGCCGCCTCGGCGTCTCGGCGGCGGCGGCGGGCCCGGACGAACTGGACCGTCCGCAGGGCTGGGACCTGGTCGTGGACGCCACGGGCAACGCGGCGGCGATCCAGGACGGCCTGGACCGGGTGGCGAAAGCGGGCACGTTCCTGCAGTTCGGCGTGGCCGACTACGCGACGCGGGTGACGGTCGACCCGTACCGCATCTACAACCAGGAGATCACCATCACCGGCTCGATGGCGGTCCTGCACAGCTTCGAGCGGGCCGCGGAACTCTTCGCGAACGGCGTCCTCGACCCGGACGTCTTCATCAGCGACCGCATCCCGCTGGAGCGCTACCCCCAGGCGCTGGAGCAGTTCGCGGCGGGCGTCGGCCGCAAGATCGTCGTCGTGCCGTAG
- a CDS encoding TerD family protein: MTPGSNIPLSAARVTVDVAAPVRLDVSGLLLTADGKVRSDDDFIFYNQPSGPGVTYRSGGGTAPDAIVVDTTALPPGIEKIVVTASPDAAGQTFRGIEPTATIRSADDDSVLASFTPPQLGDETALVIVEVYQRNGQWKARAVGQGYANGLAGIATDFGVTVEEPAAAPPQPVTPPPAPVQPPTPPVTAPAAPPAAPATPPPPPPGAGKINLDKGRVSLQKNQTVSLMKGGQPLLSQVRMGLGWEPAYRGKDIDLDASVIAYGPQRNHIDSCYFGKLQIVGGAIRHSGDNLTGEGGGDDETIMVDLGRLPQEVTGLVFTVNSFSGQKFTEVAKAYCRLLDGTTGEELVRFDLTGAEPQTGVLMAKLIRQFSGEWEMTAMGDFVKSRTVRGMVKPAAQAL, from the coding sequence ATGACCCCCGGCTCGAACATCCCCCTGTCCGCCGCCCGCGTGACGGTGGACGTCGCCGCCCCGGTGCGGCTCGACGTATCGGGCCTGCTGCTCACCGCCGACGGCAAGGTGCGCTCCGACGACGACTTCATCTTCTACAACCAGCCGTCGGGCCCCGGCGTGACGTACCGCTCGGGCGGTGGCACCGCGCCCGACGCGATCGTGGTCGACACCACGGCCCTTCCCCCCGGCATCGAGAAGATCGTCGTCACGGCGAGCCCGGACGCCGCGGGCCAGACCTTCCGCGGCATCGAGCCGACGGCCACGATCCGCAGCGCGGACGACGACTCCGTCCTGGCCTCCTTCACACCCCCGCAGCTCGGCGACGAGACGGCCCTGGTCATCGTGGAGGTATACCAGCGCAACGGGCAGTGGAAGGCCCGCGCCGTCGGCCAGGGATACGCCAACGGCCTGGCGGGCATCGCCACGGACTTCGGGGTCACGGTGGAGGAACCGGCCGCCGCCCCTCCGCAGCCGGTGACCCCGCCGCCGGCCCCGGTGCAGCCGCCCACCCCGCCCGTCACCGCCCCCGCCGCGCCCCCGGCCGCCCCGGCCACGCCTCCGCCGCCCCCGCCCGGCGCCGGGAAGATCAACCTCGACAAGGGCCGCGTCAGCCTCCAGAAGAACCAGACGGTCTCCCTGATGAAGGGCGGCCAGCCCCTGCTCTCCCAGGTCCGGATGGGTCTCGGCTGGGAGCCGGCCTACCGCGGCAAGGACATCGACCTGGACGCCTCGGTCATCGCCTACGGGCCGCAGCGCAACCACATCGACAGCTGCTACTTCGGCAAGCTCCAGATCGTCGGCGGCGCCATCCGGCACTCCGGCGACAACCTCACGGGTGAGGGCGGCGGGGACGACGAGACCATCATGGTCGACCTCGGCCGCCTCCCCCAGGAGGTCACGGGCCTGGTCTTCACGGTGAACTCCTTCTCCGGCCAGAAGTTCACCGAGGTCGCCAAGGCCTACTGCCGCCTCCTGGACGGCACGACCGGCGAGGAGCTGGTCCGCTTCGACCTCACCGGCGCCGAACCCCAGACCGGCGTCCTGATGGCCAAGCTGATCCGCCAGTTCTCCGGCGAGTGGGAGATGACGGCCATGGGCGACTTCGTGAAGTCCCGCACGGTGAGGGGCATGGTGAAGCCGGCGGCGCAGGCGCTCTGA
- a CDS encoding TetR/AcrR family transcriptional regulator, which yields MAQVRPMRADARRNHERLLTVAAEAFAEHGEGASLDDIAKRAGVGSGTLYRHFPTRQALLEAAYLERVEAIAARAGVLAEELPPGEALGEWLYELGAGLIRMRGLKTLLGPAVTGSGTAVATACGDSVKGAAGRLVRAAQAEGTLRADVEPSDVLRLAHGMATASELADGEDRHLRRYLTLLMEGLGAERR from the coding sequence GTGGCGCAGGTCAGGCCCATGCGGGCGGATGCCCGGCGCAACCACGAGCGGTTGCTGACGGTCGCCGCGGAGGCCTTCGCCGAGCACGGGGAGGGCGCCTCGCTGGACGACATCGCCAAGCGTGCCGGGGTCGGCTCCGGCACGCTGTACCGGCACTTCCCGACCCGGCAGGCGTTGCTGGAGGCCGCGTATCTGGAGCGTGTCGAGGCGATCGCAGCCCGGGCCGGTGTGCTGGCGGAGGAACTGCCGCCGGGTGAGGCGCTGGGAGAGTGGCTGTACGAGCTCGGCGCCGGACTGATCCGGATGCGCGGCCTGAAGACCCTGCTGGGACCGGCCGTCACCGGGAGCGGCACGGCCGTGGCCACGGCCTGCGGCGACTCGGTGAAGGGCGCGGCCGGACGGCTGGTCCGGGCGGCGCAGGCGGAGGGCACGCTGCGGGCGGACGTCGAGCCGAGCGACGTGCTGCGGCTGGCTCACGGGATGGCGACGGCGTCGGAACTGGCCGACGGGGAGGACCGGCACCTCCGGCGGTATCTGACACTGCTGATGGAGGGGCTGGGCGCGGAGCGCCGCTGA
- a CDS encoding LacI family DNA-binding transcriptional regulator, translated as MWTDNQRAERSDGARRRATIHDVARLAGVSRQTVSRAVNDKGEIDPGTKERVLEAARLLDYRPSRFARGLVQKGAVTAGLVIPDLRNPFFPEVAAGVLEAAEQRGWQVVVWDSRIDEAREREALDVLSHQADAVVGYFKDPDDVLARHLGGVPLVLLERGPRQTRFAAVGIDAASGVEQGMDHLFRAGHRRIGMLDGVHGPGPRRRAFVEQARRLGLPVDEDWVVVCPEHSVAGGEAGMERLLAQRPEVTAVFGFNDLIAVGAMRTARRRGRSVPGDLAVLGFDGLSLGELVEPALTTLHIDKRQLGRLAVEQVARLRAGEEPLRGADAWVTPELVVRDSA; from the coding sequence GTGTGGACGGACAATCAGCGTGCAGAGCGGTCCGACGGTGCCCGGCGCAGGGCCACGATCCACGACGTCGCACGGCTCGCCGGGGTGTCGCGTCAGACGGTCTCGCGGGCGGTCAACGACAAGGGTGAGATCGACCCCGGCACCAAGGAGCGGGTCCTGGAGGCGGCGCGGCTCCTGGACTACCGGCCGAGCCGGTTCGCGCGCGGACTCGTCCAGAAGGGCGCGGTGACGGCCGGTCTGGTCATCCCGGACCTGCGCAATCCGTTCTTCCCCGAGGTGGCCGCCGGAGTGCTGGAGGCGGCCGAGCAGCGGGGCTGGCAGGTCGTGGTGTGGGACTCCCGGATCGACGAGGCCAGGGAGCGGGAGGCGCTCGACGTGCTCTCCCACCAGGCTGACGCGGTCGTCGGCTACTTCAAGGATCCGGACGACGTGCTCGCCCGGCACCTCGGCGGTGTGCCGCTGGTGCTGCTGGAGCGTGGTCCGCGGCAGACCCGGTTCGCGGCCGTGGGCATCGACGCCGCGTCCGGTGTCGAGCAGGGCATGGACCATCTGTTCCGTGCCGGGCATCGCAGGATCGGCATGCTGGACGGCGTGCACGGTCCCGGCCCGCGTCGGCGGGCCTTCGTGGAGCAGGCGCGGCGGCTCGGTCTGCCGGTCGACGAGGACTGGGTCGTGGTGTGCCCGGAGCACAGCGTGGCCGGTGGCGAGGCCGGCATGGAGCGGCTGCTGGCCCAGCGGCCCGAGGTCACAGCGGTCTTCGGCTTCAACGACCTGATCGCCGTCGGGGCGATGCGCACCGCCCGTCGGCGTGGCCGGAGCGTTCCGGGCGACCTGGCCGTGCTGGGCTTCGACGGTCTCTCGCTGGGCGAGTTGGTCGAACCCGCCCTGACCACCCTGCACATCGACAAGCGGCAGTTGGGACGGCTTGCCGTGGAGCAGGTGGCCCGGCTGCGCGCGGGCGAGGAGCCGTTGCGCGGCGCGGACGCATGGGTGACACCCGAACTCGTGGTGCGCGACTCCGCCTGA
- a CDS encoding VOC family protein, translated as MSDQPAVRELRLVVTAEDYDAALHFYRDVLGLTEQGAFASEDGRVTILDAGRATLELTDPNHAAFIDEVEVGRRVAGHIRVAFQVDDSVATTAKLAAAGAEVVAEPTRTPWNSLNSRLEAPGALQLTLFTELGD; from the coding sequence ATGTCCGATCAGCCCGCCGTCCGCGAACTCCGCCTGGTCGTGACCGCCGAGGACTACGACGCCGCGCTGCACTTCTACCGGGACGTGCTCGGCCTGACCGAGCAGGGCGCGTTCGCCTCGGAGGACGGGCGGGTCACGATCCTCGACGCCGGGCGGGCCACCCTGGAGCTGACCGACCCGAACCACGCCGCGTTCATCGACGAGGTCGAAGTGGGCCGGCGGGTGGCCGGGCACATCCGGGTCGCCTTCCAGGTGGACGACTCCGTCGCCACGACGGCGAAACTGGCCGCCGCGGGAGCCGAGGTCGTGGCCGAGCCGACACGCACACCCTGGAATTCGCTGAACTCGCGGCTCGAAGCGCCGGGGGCGCTTCAGCTGACGCTGTTCACGGAACTCGGCGACTGA
- a CDS encoding 1-aminocyclopropane-1-carboxylate deaminase has protein sequence MSLSSYERYPLLFGPSPVHPLERLTAHLGGASLWAKREDCNSGVAYGGNKTRKLEYLVADALAQGCDTLVSIGGVQSNHTRQVAAVAARAGLKCVLVQESWVDWPDAVYDKVGNILISRLAGADVRLVRAGFGIGFKESWEQALREVEQGGGRPYAIPAGASDHPLGGLGFAGWAYEVAQQERELGVFFDTVVVCSVTGSTQAGMVAGFAALEETGGRARRVLGIDASAKPAATRGQIARIADRTGQLIGVKRELTESDVELDERYHAGVYGVPDETTLAAMRLAARTEGMVTDPVYEGKSMAGMIDLVSRGEIGSDATVLYAHLGGQPALNAYSALF, from the coding sequence ATGTCCCTTTCCTCGTACGAGCGTTACCCCCTGCTCTTCGGGCCCTCGCCCGTCCACCCCCTGGAGCGGCTCACCGCGCACCTCGGTGGTGCGTCCCTCTGGGCCAAGCGCGAGGACTGCAACTCCGGTGTCGCGTACGGCGGCAACAAGACCCGCAAGCTGGAGTACCTGGTCGCCGACGCGCTCGCCCAGGGCTGCGACACGCTCGTGTCGATCGGGGGCGTGCAGTCCAACCACACCCGCCAGGTCGCGGCCGTCGCCGCCCGGGCCGGACTCAAGTGCGTGCTCGTCCAGGAGAGTTGGGTTGACTGGCCCGACGCCGTGTACGACAAGGTCGGCAACATCCTGATCAGCCGGCTGGCCGGGGCCGACGTGCGGCTGGTGAGGGCCGGGTTCGGCATCGGCTTCAAGGAGAGCTGGGAGCAGGCGCTCAGGGAGGTCGAGCAGGGCGGTGGGAGGCCGTACGCCATCCCGGCCGGTGCCTCCGACCATCCGCTCGGCGGACTCGGCTTCGCCGGGTGGGCTTACGAGGTCGCCCAGCAGGAGCGGGAGCTGGGCGTCTTCTTCGACACCGTGGTGGTGTGCTCGGTGACCGGGTCGACCCAGGCCGGCATGGTCGCCGGGTTCGCCGCGCTGGAGGAGACGGGCGGGCGGGCCCGGCGCGTGCTCGGCATCGACGCCTCCGCCAAGCCGGCCGCGACCCGCGGGCAGATCGCCCGTATCGCCGACCGCACGGGGCAGCTCATCGGCGTGAAGCGCGAGCTGACCGAGTCCGATGTCGAACTCGACGAGCGGTACCACGCGGGTGTCTACGGCGTCCCCGACGAGACCACGCTGGCGGCGATGCGGCTTGCCGCCCGGACGGAGGGGATGGTCACCGATCCCGTCTACGAGGGCAAGTCCATGGCCGGGATGATCGACCTGGTGTCGAGGGGCGAGATCGGCTCCGACGCCACGGTGCTCTACGCCCATTTGGGTGGGCAGCCGGCGCTGAACGCTTACAGCGCGTTGTTCTGA
- a CDS encoding GntR family transcriptional regulator produces MEAIRPVPRTLLRDRAYEAIRDAIVAGEIEPGAVVRDAELAERLGLSRAPVRDAFSRLVDDGLLESKPQSYTRVTPLVAADVRDAAAVVGALHELVTRVAVPRLAAAHLTAMRAANERFADAVRAGDVEAALRADDELHDVLVRVSGNRAAAATVARYTPLVRRLERQRFGEGGNCRSAGLHERLIEACAAGDVDGAVLVTAEIWRGLEELAD; encoded by the coding sequence ATGGAGGCCATCCGGCCCGTGCCGCGGACCTTGCTCAGGGACCGTGCGTACGAGGCGATCAGGGACGCCATCGTGGCCGGAGAGATCGAACCCGGCGCGGTGGTGCGGGACGCCGAGCTCGCGGAGCGGCTCGGGCTGTCCCGGGCACCGGTGCGCGACGCGTTCTCCCGGCTGGTGGACGACGGGCTGCTGGAGAGCAAGCCGCAGAGCTACACCCGGGTCACCCCGCTCGTGGCCGCCGACGTCCGGGACGCCGCCGCGGTGGTCGGTGCCCTGCACGAACTCGTGACGAGGGTCGCCGTGCCACGGCTGGCTGCCGCGCACCTCACCGCGATGCGCGCCGCCAACGAGCGGTTCGCCGACGCCGTGCGTGCCGGAGACGTGGAGGCGGCGCTGCGGGCCGACGACGAACTGCACGACGTCCTCGTCCGGGTGAGCGGCAACCGAGCCGCCGCCGCGACCGTCGCCCGCTACACCCCGCTCGTCCGCCGCCTGGAGCGACAGCGCTTCGGAGAGGGCGGCAACTGCCGTTCGGCCGGGTTGCACGAGCGGCTGATCGAGGCGTGCGCGGCCGGTGACGTGGACGGGGCGGTCCTCGTCACGGCGGAGATCTGGCGGGGCCTGGAGGAGCTCGCCGACTGA